CCGTTAACCTCCTATACCATGACCACGGCGAAGGCCATGCCTATTAGCATAGCTATGCCGAGGGTGTATTCTTTAAGCCATGTGACCTTGTCGGCTACCTTGAGCAGTATCATCATGGAGATCAGGCCACCTATAGCAGCGTATAGCGGGCCCCCCGCCCCCTCTATATGGGTTGACGCTGAGAGCTGCTCTATTCCTGTTTTTATGTTGCCTGCGTTCAGGAAGCCGAAGCATCCTAGAGAAGCGGCACCGGATAGGATCGCTAGCCATTTTGTGTCCCCTCCGCCTACTTTTTCCCTGAGAGATTCGAGCTTATGGGTGAACAGGCCGACGAAGATCAGCCAACCAACCCCGTTAATGGTCATCGTCCACCAAGATGTGGCTAGAGCTGTGAGATCGTAGGAAGCTGAACCGAATTCAACTCCGTAGGCCTGAGCTCCGACGGTCGCAGCGGTTAACTCGGTCGGCGCTGCTCCTATAATGGAAAGCCTTAACCATGTAATAGGGGCCCCTACAACAGACATCATCCCAACCATGACGATAAAGACCGCGATGGATGGGCCGATGGCCGAGATCGCCCCTGATCTGAGCCCCTTAACGCATAGATCCTTTGAGAATCCTATCTCGTCGGCGGTCCTGAAAGCCAGGCGAATATACAATAAAGACTGAACCAACGCTATTAGCACTATAGCTACAGCTATTGCCCATACCACCCCACTGTTGGCTATTTTTAAGACTTCCGCTGGCACGATGAATCCCTCCTCCTCGGTTTATCCAGGTCCCCGGGAATATCCTGGATGGCTCATATGATAGGGCTTAGGGAGGATATTATCATCGTCTTCGGTAGGCTAAAAAATATCGTTATTTAGGTCGTTAAGGGCTAAGTCGCATTTGAAAGCAAAGGGAGTATCGTCCGCTGTGATCAATATTCCTCAAGGTCTTGGTTCATCAGGTATAGTTTTAAGGAGAGAGCCAGGTTTAGCCTCTGTTCGCTGTCCTCTGGATCGAATTCCAGTAGGTCGCATATTTTTGCGTAGCGATATTTTAGGGTGCTGTAATGGACCGATAGGTCTTGAGCGGCCGCTTTCATCTGCCAGTTGTTCCTGACCATGGCCTTAAGGGTTCTCAGGAGCTCCGATTTTCTCCTCTTATCGTGGTCTATCAAGGGGCCTATGTACTCTCGATAAAACGAGTGCCCAGCCTCGGTGTCGTAGAGGGATCCCAGTAGCTTATAGGCACCTAGGTCCTTCCAGAACACCACCCTGTTTCCCCCTGCGGCGGCTCTCACCGTCTCCAGGGCCTTTCTGGCTTCGTCGTAGCTTTCGTGGCATTCGAAGACGCTTTCTTTATGTCCGCCTATGCCTATGGTTATGGAGAAGTGGGTGTCCTCTTTGATGGATCTCTGTATTTCCTTCAGCATAGGCTGTAGCCTTTCCTTTAGCGTGGGCAATCCGTCTGAAACGGGAAGAATAAAGGATATGGAATCGCTCATCTCCGTGTAGGGAATGGACTCGAAAAAACTTTCCATGTGGGTCTTGCATATGCTGTATATCCGCTTTTTAGTCCCCTCGAGAACCGGGAGAAAATCGGACTCTCCGCTTTTTCTCTCGAACTGGTGCTTGTAGTTATCTATGTCCATTACGGCGACACAGTGGGAGCCCTGTAGATTCCATCCGAACATTTTTGCTCTGTTCCAGACCTCTCCCTCAAACCGAAGGTTGTGGATCAGGATGTCCTGGACGAACTCGTTACGGTATCTACTCTCCGCCTGTATCTCCGCTATCCGTCTTTGCATATAGAGCAGAATGGCACCTTTTGCCTGGGTTATAGGGATCTCGCAGTTTTTCTCCTCCAGTTCATCGGCGGAGCAGTCAAAAGTCAGATAGCCGAAAATTTTCCCGTTGAGGGATATGGTATCGGATATCCCTGCCTTTAAGGCATCTCGAAGGGATTGGGATTCAAAGCTGGCTTTGAGTTTTTTCGAGTCCCCGAAAAAGTACCTCTCTCCTGTCAGAGTGTCTACGAAACCGAAAGGTTTGTGGGTGAAGTTCTCCAGGTTTTCAAGTATGGCCTGGAGGTCCGCTCCGTTCACCGACAGATCGAAAAAGGAATGACGGACTGTCTCAGAATATCTAAGGAGTCTGGCCTGTCGGTTGACTATCTCCGACAGGACCGGATGGATTATATCTGCGA
The uncultured Dethiosulfovibrio sp. genome window above contains:
- a CDS encoding PucR family transcriptional regulator ligand-binding domain-containing protein; the encoded protein is MTIQEILDLPSMKGLKIIAGASCINSRQVRSVTVLDAPDAYSWVREGDLIVSSGYIFRDSPELLIDLIEKLAEIRSAGLGIKTDRYIKEVSTRVLDLANELSLPLIHVPNHFAFADIIHPVLSEIVNRQARLLRYSETVRHSFFDLSVNGADLQAILENLENFTHKPFGFVDTLTGERYFFGDSKKLKASFESQSLRDALKAGISDTISLNGKIFGYLTFDCSADELEEKNCEIPITQAKGAILLYMQRRIAEIQAESRYRNEFVQDILIHNLRFEGEVWNRAKMFGWNLQGSHCVAVMDIDNYKHQFERKSGESDFLPVLEGTKKRIYSICKTHMESFFESIPYTEMSDSISFILPVSDGLPTLKERLQPMLKEIQRSIKEDTHFSITIGIGGHKESVFECHESYDEARKALETVRAAAGGNRVVFWKDLGAYKLLGSLYDTEAGHSFYREYIGPLIDHDKRRKSELLRTLKAMVRNNWQMKAAAQDLSVHYSTLKYRYAKICDLLEFDPEDSEQRLNLALSLKLYLMNQDLEEY
- a CDS encoding DUF5058 family protein; translation: MPAEVLKIANSGVVWAIAVAIVLIALVQSLLYIRLAFRTADEIGFSKDLCVKGLRSGAISAIGPSIAVFIVMVGMMSVVGAPITWLRLSIIGAAPTELTAATVGAQAYGVEFGSASYDLTALATSWWTMTINGVGWLIFVGLFTHKLESLREKVGGGDTKWLAILSGAASLGCFGFLNAGNIKTGIEQLSASTHIEGAGGPLYAAIGGLISMMILLKVADKVTWLKEYTLGIAMLIGMAFAVVMV